One window of Alkaliphilus metalliredigens QYMF genomic DNA carries:
- a CDS encoding ABC-F family ATP-binding cassette domain-containing protein: MITVTNVSLRYGERKLFEDVSLKFTPGNCYGVIGANGAGKSTFLNILSGELEPNTGDISIPPDIRMSVLKQNHYQYDQNQVLETVVMGNPRLFEIMQEKDALYAKENFSDEDGIRASELEGEFAELDGWEAEAEASSLLQGLGIGTELHDKQMVDLIGAEKVKVLIAQALFGKPGILILDEPTNHLDIKSVKWLEEFLINFSGTVIVVSHDRYFLNNVCTHMVDVDFGKIKLFVGNYDFWYESSQLALRLMKDQNKKKEEKVKDLQAFIARFSANASKSKQATSRKKLLEKITIDDIEPSTRRYPFVGFTPLREVGNDILIVDGLSKTIDGKKVLNNVSFTVNKGDKIAFVGANEFENTVLFKILTGEMEPDSGTFKWGVTITTANFPKDNAEFFTGVDLDLVDWLRQYSEEKSESYLRGFLGRMLFSGEEALKQANVLSGGERVRCMLSRMMLSSANVLVLDQPTNHLDLEAITALNNGLRDYASNILFASHDHQFIQTVANRIIEITDTGVIDKKMTYDEYLETKA, from the coding sequence TTGATTACTGTAACAAATGTAAGCTTAAGATACGGCGAACGTAAACTGTTCGAAGATGTTAGTTTGAAATTCACTCCTGGTAATTGCTACGGTGTGATCGGCGCTAATGGTGCTGGAAAGAGTACTTTTTTAAATATTTTATCTGGGGAACTGGAGCCAAATACTGGAGACATCAGCATCCCACCTGACATTCGGATGTCAGTTTTAAAGCAGAACCATTATCAATATGATCAAAATCAAGTTTTGGAAACCGTTGTGATGGGAAACCCAAGACTTTTTGAAATTATGCAAGAAAAGGACGCCCTTTATGCCAAGGAAAACTTCAGTGATGAAGATGGTATTCGTGCTTCTGAGCTTGAAGGAGAATTTGCAGAGTTAGATGGATGGGAAGCAGAAGCAGAAGCTTCATCACTACTTCAAGGACTTGGCATTGGCACAGAGTTACATGACAAACAGATGGTAGATTTAATTGGTGCTGAGAAGGTTAAAGTATTGATTGCCCAAGCTCTATTTGGAAAGCCAGGCATTTTGATTTTAGATGAGCCAACCAACCATTTAGATATTAAATCAGTCAAATGGTTAGAGGAGTTTTTAATTAACTTTTCTGGTACCGTCATCGTGGTCTCCCATGATCGTTACTTCTTAAATAACGTTTGTACTCATATGGTGGATGTTGACTTTGGTAAAATCAAGTTGTTTGTTGGGAACTATGACTTCTGGTATGAGTCTAGCCAATTGGCCCTTCGGTTAATGAAGGATCAAAATAAGAAAAAAGAAGAAAAGGTGAAAGATTTACAAGCATTTATTGCACGTTTCAGTGCCAATGCTTCTAAATCCAAGCAAGCTACCTCCCGTAAAAAACTTTTAGAGAAGATTACCATTGATGATATTGAACCTTCTACTAGAAGATATCCCTTTGTTGGGTTCACTCCTTTAAGAGAAGTTGGAAATGACATCTTAATCGTGGATGGTCTTTCGAAGACCATAGATGGTAAAAAGGTTTTAAACAATGTGAGTTTTACAGTAAACAAGGGAGACAAAATTGCCTTTGTTGGTGCAAATGAATTTGAAAACACAGTATTGTTTAAAATTCTAACCGGTGAGATGGAACCAGACAGTGGAACCTTTAAATGGGGAGTCACCATTACCACTGCTAATTTCCCTAAGGATAACGCTGAATTTTTTACTGGTGTTGATCTGGACTTAGTAGACTGGCTTCGTCAGTATTCTGAAGAAAAGTCTGAAAGCTACCTACGTGGCTTCCTAGGAAGAATGCTTTTCTCCGGCGAAGAAGCCCTAAAACAAGCAAATGTTCTTTCCGGTGGAGAGCGGGTAAGATGTATGCTATCAAGAATGATGCTCAGCAGTGCCAATGTCTTGGTTCTAGATCAGCCAACGAATCACTTAGACCTAGAAGCAATTACGGCCTTAAACAATGGACTTAGGGATTATGCAAGTAATATTCTCTTTGCATCCCATGACCATCAGTTCATTCAAACCGTTGCCAATCGGATTATTGAAATCACGGATACAGGCGTGATTGATAAGAAAATGACCTATGATGAATATTTAGAAACCAAAGCATAA
- a CDS encoding ABC-F family ATP-binding cassette domain-containing protein — MNLLSAENISKSYSEKELLNNINLGINEGDKIGVIGINGTGKSTLLKMIAGAEKPDEGRVIKVNNIQIEYLSQNPYFDPEATVLVQIFKGNSPIMALIRDYQKALQDPNTSSERIIKLSNDMDVMDAWSLESEAKSILTKLGVLDFNAKVGTLSGGQRKRIALAAALINPSDLLILDEPTNHLDNDTIDWLEQLLNTRKGSLLMITHDRYFLDRVVNKIVEVDRGGLYSYEGNYSSFLGKKIERQEMESVHDKKRQSLLKKELAWMRKGAKARTTKQKARIGRYEDLKEHGTDIAEDKIEISVGSSRLGKKVIELAHVNKSYDKDKLIEDFSYIVLRDDRVGIVGPNGAGKSTLLNIIAGELAPDSGSREVGETVKIGMFSQETQHMNDELRVIEYIKEVAEYLTTSDGSKITASQMLERFLFPSAAQWTPIGKLSGGEKRRLYLLKVLMDAPNVLFLDEPTNDLDIETLTILEDYLDEFPGAVLTVSHDRYFLDRIAERIFAFEANGQVVEYTGNFSDYKEKTSIRKGFSGDVKGSHNVEKAPSTKEEQTTDEFSHHKKKEKPLKFSFKEQKEYEEIDDVIARIEGQIEETEKQIGETAADYTLLQQLVVEKQGLETQLQEKMERWVFLNDLADKIEAEKKNK; from the coding sequence ATGAATCTATTAAGTGCAGAAAATATATCAAAAAGTTACAGTGAAAAAGAGTTATTGAACAATATTAATTTAGGGATTAATGAAGGAGATAAAATTGGTGTCATTGGCATTAATGGGACGGGGAAAAGTACACTGTTGAAAATGATTGCTGGTGCTGAAAAACCCGATGAGGGACGTGTCATTAAGGTAAATAACATTCAAATAGAGTACCTTTCTCAAAATCCTTATTTTGATCCAGAGGCCACGGTGCTAGTTCAAATTTTCAAGGGAAACTCACCTATTATGGCGTTAATTCGTGACTATCAAAAAGCCCTTCAGGATCCTAATACATCCAGTGAAAGAATCATTAAGCTTAGTAATGATATGGATGTCATGGACGCATGGAGCTTAGAAAGTGAAGCCAAGTCTATCTTAACAAAGCTAGGGGTTTTAGATTTTAATGCAAAGGTAGGCACATTATCCGGGGGACAACGAAAACGAATTGCCTTAGCTGCAGCGTTGATCAACCCTTCTGATCTACTGATATTAGATGAGCCCACCAACCATTTAGACAATGACACCATTGATTGGCTAGAGCAGCTTTTAAATACAAGAAAGGGCTCTTTGCTGATGATTACCCATGATCGATACTTTTTAGATCGGGTGGTTAATAAAATTGTTGAAGTGGATCGGGGTGGCCTTTATTCATATGAAGGTAATTATAGTAGCTTTTTAGGGAAAAAGATTGAACGTCAAGAAATGGAAAGTGTTCATGATAAAAAAAGACAGAGCCTATTAAAAAAAGAGCTGGCCTGGATGAGAAAAGGGGCTAAGGCTAGAACCACAAAACAAAAAGCAAGAATTGGTCGTTATGAAGATTTAAAGGAGCATGGGACAGATATAGCCGAGGATAAGATTGAAATTTCAGTTGGTTCCAGCCGTCTTGGTAAGAAAGTAATTGAGTTAGCCCATGTCAATAAATCCTATGATAAAGATAAGTTGATCGAAGATTTTAGCTATATTGTGTTAAGAGATGATCGTGTGGGTATTGTGGGACCTAATGGAGCAGGAAAGTCTACCCTATTGAATATCATTGCAGGAGAGCTTGCGCCAGATAGTGGTAGTAGAGAAGTTGGTGAGACTGTAAAAATCGGAATGTTTTCCCAAGAGACCCAGCATATGAATGATGAGTTAAGAGTCATTGAATACATTAAAGAAGTGGCAGAATACTTAACCACATCAGATGGTAGCAAAATTACAGCTTCACAGATGCTAGAGCGGTTTTTGTTTCCATCTGCAGCACAATGGACACCCATTGGCAAACTTTCTGGTGGTGAAAAGAGGAGACTCTATTTATTGAAGGTGTTAATGGATGCGCCTAATGTCCTGTTTTTGGATGAGCCCACCAATGACTTAGATATTGAAACCCTCACCATTTTAGAAGATTATCTTGACGAATTTCCAGGGGCTGTTTTGACGGTTTCCCATGATCGATACTTTCTGGATCGGATAGCTGAAAGGATTTTTGCCTTTGAAGCCAATGGACAGGTTGTGGAATACACAGGTAATTTTTCTGATTATAAAGAGAAAACCAGTATTCGAAAAGGATTCAGTGGTGATGTAAAGGGGAGTCACAATGTGGAAAAGGCTCCTTCTACAAAGGAAGAACAAACAACAGATGAGTTCAGTCATCATAAGAAAAAAGAGAAACCATTAAAATTCTCCTTTAAAGAACAAAAGGAATATGAAGAAATCGATGATGTCATTGCTAGGATAGAGGGACAAATTGAAGAAACTGAAAAACAAATCGGAGAGACAGCAGCAGATTATACACTTTTGCAGCAGTTGGTAGTTGAAAAGCAAGGTCTGGAGACACAGCTACAGGAAAAGATGGAAAGATGGGTGTTTCTCAACGATTTAGCTGATAAAATAGAAGCGGAGAAAAAGAATAAATAA
- a CDS encoding homocysteine S-methyltransferase family protein gives MNFLRDCKEGMLIFDGAMGTMLQKSGLKVGALPEIYNIEHPELIQQIHERFVRAGAQVVTTNTFQANELKLKDSIYSLEEIIEGGIKVAKASGAPYVALDIGPLGQMMKPLGEISFDRAYDIFKRQVQAGVKAGADCILIETISDLYEAKAAILAAKENSDLPVLCTMTFQEDGRTFTGTDPMTATLVLQSLGVDALGVNCSLGPKEMLPILSDILKYAKVPVMVQSNAGLPRLEGDDTIFPASPEEFALYGREMAELGVGILGGCCGTTPEHIQALKKAVFQINSPERKVERVTCACSPTKTVILDGRTTVIGERINPTGKKRLKEALRNNQLEVLVAEAIDQSNAGAQVLDVNVGLPEIDEVAVLKEVIMGIQEVVDTPLQIDSVNVEAMEAAARIYNGKPIINSVNGKEAVMAAVFPIAKKYGATLIGLTLDDKGIPETAEERIQIAKTIMERAKAYGIPKEDLIIDCLVMTASAQQSVVKETIKAVSLVKSELGLKTSLGVSNVSFGLPNRELLNRTFLATALAAGLDAPIMDPLSKEMMDTIEAFRVLNNEDQEAMAFIRRFKNNTKSIEAPVQSSKDLKTMIIEGRKTEVAAAVDLLLQNESPFEIIETYFIPALDQVGKEYEVGDLFLPQLLRAAETVKAGLAVIKASSFEKMPELDRGSILLATVKGDIHDIGKNIVKMLMENYGFQIIDLGRDVDPQLIVETIKKNNIRLVGLSALMTTTVKNMQLTIKMIKEEAPHCKVMVGGAVLNEEYAQMIGADYYTVDGQAGIRIAKAFFKGSLI, from the coding sequence GTGAATTTTCTAAGGGATTGTAAAGAAGGCATGTTGATTTTTGATGGCGCCATGGGAACAATGCTTCAAAAATCAGGTCTCAAGGTAGGTGCCTTGCCAGAGATTTATAATATAGAACATCCAGAGCTTATTCAACAAATCCATGAAAGATTTGTGAGAGCAGGAGCTCAAGTTGTAACGACCAATACATTTCAAGCCAATGAATTAAAGCTCAAGGACAGCATTTATTCTCTTGAAGAAATCATAGAAGGGGGAATCAAGGTGGCTAAGGCATCGGGAGCTCCCTATGTTGCCTTAGATATAGGACCATTGGGGCAGATGATGAAGCCATTAGGGGAGATTAGCTTTGATAGGGCTTATGATATTTTCAAAAGACAGGTGCAAGCTGGGGTAAAGGCAGGGGCCGACTGCATTTTGATCGAAACAATATCAGATCTGTATGAAGCCAAGGCAGCCATATTAGCCGCTAAGGAAAATAGTGATCTGCCTGTACTGTGTACCATGACATTTCAAGAAGATGGAAGAACATTTACTGGAACGGATCCAATGACTGCTACCCTGGTACTGCAGAGTCTGGGAGTAGATGCCCTAGGGGTCAATTGCTCTCTTGGACCCAAGGAGATGCTACCCATACTTTCTGACATCCTTAAGTATGCCAAGGTGCCGGTGATGGTTCAATCCAATGCAGGCCTACCTCGACTGGAGGGAGATGATACGATTTTTCCCGCAAGTCCTGAGGAGTTTGCTTTGTATGGAAGAGAAATGGCCGAACTAGGAGTTGGGATTTTAGGAGGCTGCTGCGGCACCACACCTGAACATATTCAAGCACTAAAAAAAGCTGTTTTTCAAATTAATTCTCCTGAAAGAAAAGTTGAACGCGTCACCTGTGCTTGTTCTCCAACTAAAACAGTGATACTAGATGGAAGAACCACCGTCATTGGAGAACGGATTAATCCCACTGGGAAAAAAAGGTTAAAAGAAGCCCTACGAAACAACCAGCTAGAAGTGTTGGTGGCTGAAGCCATTGACCAAAGCAATGCAGGAGCCCAAGTATTAGATGTCAATGTGGGATTACCAGAAATAGATGAGGTAGCTGTCTTAAAAGAAGTCATCATGGGAATACAGGAGGTTGTTGATACACCTCTTCAAATAGATAGTGTGAATGTGGAGGCCATGGAGGCAGCCGCTAGAATTTATAATGGTAAACCGATTATTAATTCAGTGAACGGCAAAGAGGCAGTCATGGCTGCTGTGTTTCCCATTGCCAAAAAATATGGGGCTACTCTGATTGGATTGACACTAGATGACAAGGGCATCCCTGAAACCGCCGAAGAAAGAATTCAAATTGCAAAGACCATCATGGAAAGAGCAAAGGCCTATGGGATTCCAAAGGAGGATTTAATCATAGATTGTTTAGTGATGACCGCCTCAGCCCAACAATCGGTTGTGAAGGAAACCATCAAGGCAGTGAGTTTGGTGAAGAGTGAACTGGGATTGAAAACCAGTCTAGGAGTCAGTAATGTTTCCTTTGGATTACCAAATCGAGAGCTTTTAAATAGAACGTTTTTGGCCACTGCTTTAGCAGCAGGTTTAGATGCGCCGATTATGGATCCGCTGTCTAAGGAAATGATGGACACCATCGAAGCCTTTAGAGTGTTAAATAATGAGGATCAAGAAGCCATGGCATTTATCCGACGCTTTAAAAATAATACGAAATCAATAGAAGCGCCAGTACAAAGTAGTAAAGATCTTAAGACCATGATTATAGAGGGTAGAAAGACAGAGGTAGCAGCAGCGGTAGACCTGCTTTTACAAAATGAATCTCCCTTTGAAATCATTGAAACCTATTTTATTCCTGCCCTTGATCAAGTGGGGAAGGAATATGAAGTAGGGGATCTCTTTTTACCCCAGTTACTGCGGGCGGCGGAGACGGTTAAAGCAGGTTTGGCAGTGATTAAGGCATCCTCCTTTGAAAAAATGCCAGAGCTAGATCGGGGAAGTATTTTACTGGCTACGGTCAAAGGAGATATTCATGATATTGGCAAGAACATCGTTAAAATGCTAATGGAGAACTATGGATTTCAGATTATTGATTTAGGTAGGGATGTGGATCCCCAATTAATTGTTGAGACCATCAAAAAAAATAATATTAGATTAGTGGGCTTAAGTGCTTTAATGACCACCACTGTGAAGAACATGCAGTTAACCATCAAAATGATTAAAGAGGAAGCACCCCATTGTAAAGTAATGGTTGGGGGCGCTGTATTGAATGAGGAGTATGCTCAGATGATTGGGGCAGATTACTATACAGTAGATGGGCAGGCGGGAATCCGTATTGCCAAAGCATTTTTCAAAGGGTCACTTATTTAA
- a CDS encoding vitamin B12 dependent-methionine synthase activation domain-containing protein — protein MEMSRSEVLRYLGHKQQKIDAGLNQLIDSCMKEMTEIAKPRYVYEFFEITEVQEAAIVLNESLTLKGKSITNHLKDCSKCVLLAGTLGINVDRQIKQYQLVDMTRALVLDACATAAIEVLCDEAEEEIKKLNLVKGYHTTFRFSPGYGDLPIELQPEVLNQLNAFAKIGLTSTEQCILVPRKSVTACIGLGTQLENNKKKSCRDCDAYEHCGSRREEDPCEFSKGL, from the coding sequence ATGGAAATGAGCAGATCTGAAGTCTTACGCTATCTAGGACATAAGCAACAAAAGATAGATGCAGGGTTAAATCAATTAATTGATAGCTGTATGAAGGAAATGACTGAGATTGCTAAACCCCGTTATGTGTATGAGTTCTTTGAGATAACAGAGGTGCAAGAGGCGGCCATTGTATTGAATGAGTCCCTTACATTAAAGGGAAAGTCTATTACGAACCATCTGAAGGATTGTTCTAAATGTGTGCTTTTAGCAGGGACCCTAGGAATCAATGTAGATCGACAAATCAAACAATATCAGTTGGTGGATATGACCCGAGCCCTTGTGTTAGATGCCTGTGCAACAGCTGCAATTGAGGTTTTATGTGATGAAGCAGAAGAAGAAATTAAGAAACTTAATTTAGTTAAGGGATATCATACGACTTTTCGGTTTAGTCCAGGATATGGAGATCTACCTATTGAACTACAACCTGAGGTATTAAATCAGTTAAATGCCTTTGCAAAAATAGGGCTCACCAGCACTGAACAGTGTATTTTAGTGCCAAGGAAGTCAGTGACTGCTTGCATCGGGCTAGGAACACAGCTTGAAAATAATAAGAAGAAGAGCTGTAGAGACTGTGATGCTTATGAACATTGTGGCTCTAGACGGGAGGAGGATCCTTGTGAATTTTCTAAGGGATTGTAA
- a CDS encoding methylenetetrahydrofolate reductase: protein MKITKLFNDKRPVISFEIFPPKKELPISSIYGALDGLADLNPDFISVTYGAGGTGSNKTIEIASIIKNKYEIEALAHLTCITSNKEVIQQNIKALQENNLENVLALRGDVPSDFIRREENQYQYGVDLIKELKGYGDFDIGAAVYPEGHIECDDVEKDLQYLKEKEAAGANFLVSQLFFDNEIFYGFLEKLKAYKIESKVLAGVMPILSKKQVEKMIFMCGASLPAKVIRLVSKYEHQPELLRQAGIEYAAEQVADLIANEVDGIHIYTMNQPDIAKGILKRQKKTVTGHIDKF from the coding sequence ATGAAAATAACTAAATTATTTAATGATAAAAGACCAGTCATCTCTTTTGAAATTTTTCCACCTAAGAAAGAGCTTCCTATTAGTAGCATCTATGGAGCCTTAGACGGACTGGCTGATTTAAATCCAGACTTTATCAGTGTAACCTATGGTGCTGGAGGGACAGGTAGTAATAAGACAATAGAAATTGCATCAATAATCAAAAACAAATATGAAATCGAAGCATTAGCTCACTTAACTTGTATTACTTCTAACAAGGAAGTCATTCAACAGAATATTAAAGCCCTTCAAGAGAACAACCTAGAGAATGTGTTAGCTCTCCGAGGGGATGTTCCTTCGGATTTTATCCGACGAGAAGAAAATCAATATCAATATGGGGTGGACTTAATCAAGGAATTAAAGGGATATGGAGACTTTGATATAGGAGCTGCTGTATATCCAGAAGGACACATTGAATGTGACGATGTTGAAAAAGACCTGCAATACTTGAAGGAAAAGGAAGCGGCAGGGGCGAATTTCTTAGTAAGCCAATTGTTTTTTGATAATGAGATATTTTATGGATTTCTAGAAAAACTAAAGGCATATAAAATAGAAAGCAAAGTATTAGCTGGGGTAATGCCCATTTTAAGTAAAAAACAAGTGGAAAAGATGATATTTATGTGTGGGGCATCCCTTCCAGCTAAAGTGATTCGATTGGTATCAAAATATGAGCATCAGCCAGAGCTATTACGACAGGCAGGAATCGAGTATGCCGCTGAGCAGGTAGCGGATTTGATTGCAAATGAAGTAGATGGAATTCATATTTATACAATGAATCAACCAGACATAGCAAAGGGAATTTTGAAAAGACAGAAAAAAACTGTAACAGGTCATATTGACAAGTTTTAA
- a CDS encoding O-acetylhomoserine aminocarboxypropyltransferase/cysteine synthase family protein: MTKKLSFETLQVHGGQVVDGTTKSRAVPIYQTTSYVFDDAQDAADLFALKKEGNIYTRIGNPTTDVLEKRIAALEGGVAAVATASGMSAITYAILNVAKPGDEIVAAATLYGGTYTLFSNTFKRLNIKVVLVDPDDFEAVDQAINENTKAVFIETIGNPEINVIDIEKIAEIAHDHGIPLIVDNTFASPYLCRPIEFGADIVVHSTTKFIGGHGTSIGGVVVDSGKFPWNNGKFEELVEPDESYHGLSYWDTFGGAAYIARLRTILLRDIGAAISPFNSFLLILGLETLSLRVERHVSNALEVATYLEKHPQVAWVNYPGLQSNKYYELGQKYLPLGSGSIFTFGLKSGYEGGKKLINELTIFSNVANVGDAKSLVIHPASTTHQQLSQEQQLSAGVLPELVRISVGIENVADLIADIEDVLGKL; this comes from the coding sequence TTATCAAACCACATCCTACGTGTTTGATGATGCACAGGATGCAGCAGATCTTTTTGCACTCAAGAAGGAAGGGAATATTTATACAAGGATAGGAAACCCAACAACAGATGTATTAGAAAAAAGAATCGCGGCATTAGAGGGTGGGGTAGCGGCTGTGGCTACGGCCTCAGGAATGAGTGCCATTACCTATGCTATCTTGAATGTCGCTAAGCCAGGAGATGAAATTGTGGCGGCGGCCACACTTTATGGAGGCACCTACACACTATTTTCAAATACATTTAAAAGGTTAAATATTAAAGTGGTCTTAGTGGATCCAGATGATTTTGAAGCAGTGGATCAAGCCATTAATGAAAATACCAAGGCTGTGTTCATTGAAACCATTGGAAATCCAGAAATTAATGTCATTGATATTGAAAAGATAGCTGAAATAGCCCATGACCATGGCATCCCATTAATCGTAGATAACACCTTTGCTTCACCGTATTTATGCAGGCCCATTGAGTTCGGAGCGGACATTGTGGTTCACTCCACAACTAAGTTTATCGGGGGACATGGAACTTCAATTGGAGGGGTTGTGGTAGATTCAGGAAAATTTCCTTGGAATAATGGAAAATTTGAAGAGTTAGTTGAACCGGATGAAAGCTACCATGGATTATCCTACTGGGATACATTTGGTGGCGCTGCATATATTGCTAGACTACGCACTATCTTATTAAGAGATATTGGGGCGGCCATCTCTCCTTTTAATTCATTTTTATTGATTTTAGGGTTAGAGACTTTATCACTACGAGTAGAAAGACATGTGTCAAATGCATTGGAAGTGGCAACCTACCTTGAGAAACACCCCCAGGTGGCATGGGTCAATTATCCAGGGCTTCAATCCAATAAATACTATGAACTTGGGCAAAAATATTTACCATTAGGATCTGGCTCAATTTTCACATTTGGTCTAAAGAGTGGCTATGAAGGTGGAAAAAAGTTAATCAATGAGCTTACTATTTTCTCTAATGTAGCCAATGTTGGAGATGCAAAATCACTGGTAATTCATCCAGCCTCCACCACTCATCAACAATTAAGCCAAGAGCAGCAACTATCAGCGGGAGTATTACCTGAACTTGTGAGAATCTCTGTAGGAATTGAAAATGTAGCAGATCTAATTGCAGATATTGAAGACGTGTTAGGAAAATTGTAA